One window from the genome of Gemmatimonadota bacterium encodes:
- a CDS encoding HD domain-containing protein codes for MSILDIPALREGDRVQHELMVRVREDKTTKNGDPFAALQMGNATGTIGANVWKEQLPLLDGVKSGSVVQVIGAIENYQGRRQIKLTSVRVVAPSAVNTDAFLPRIKQDPAKLWHDIDSWRAAIKSKALRTAVDCFFADDTFRARFERAPGAPRGHHALVGGLLEHVVEVAAMARTAAQTMGGNVDLVTVGALLHDIGKVETYSIGAGGFDYTQQGLLLQHIVLGSLMLDRRLRALPVGTLTDAQETELHHFIQSHHGQPEYGAAVRPMTLEAELLHWADQMSANGNNFNDAMDDAELFPGSEEFSVKKAWRLDRKVWRRSHGWNDPLNG; via the coding sequence ATGAGCATTCTCGACATCCCCGCCCTGCGCGAAGGCGATCGTGTACAGCACGAGTTGATGGTGCGTGTGCGCGAGGACAAAACCACCAAGAACGGCGACCCCTTCGCCGCATTGCAAATGGGAAACGCCACCGGCACCATTGGCGCCAATGTCTGGAAGGAGCAACTCCCGCTCCTCGACGGCGTGAAATCAGGTTCGGTGGTGCAGGTCATTGGCGCGATTGAGAACTATCAGGGACGTCGGCAGATCAAGCTGACCTCAGTGCGCGTGGTCGCGCCGTCCGCGGTGAACACCGACGCTTTTCTGCCGCGCATCAAGCAGGACCCCGCCAAACTCTGGCACGACATCGATAGCTGGCGCGCCGCGATCAAATCAAAGGCACTCCGCACGGCCGTCGACTGTTTCTTTGCCGATGACACCTTTCGCGCACGCTTTGAGCGCGCGCCCGGCGCACCGCGCGGACACCATGCACTGGTCGGTGGACTGCTGGAGCACGTGGTTGAAGTGGCAGCAATGGCACGGACCGCCGCGCAAACCATGGGTGGCAACGTCGACCTCGTCACCGTCGGCGCGCTCCTGCACGACATCGGTAAAGTGGAAACGTATTCCATTGGCGCCGGTGGCTTCGACTACACGCAGCAGGGGCTCCTCCTGCAGCACATCGTCCTCGGCTCCCTGATGCTCGATCGCCGCCTGCGTGCGCTCCCCGTGGGTACGCTCACCGACGCACAGGAAACGGAACTGCACCACTTTATTCAGTCGCACCACGGACAGCCCGAGTACGGCGCCGCCGTGCGCCCCATGACACTCGAGGCGGAGTTGCTGCACTGGGCCGATCAAATGTCGGCCAACGGCAACAACTTCAACGACGCGATGGATGACGCGGAGCTGTTTCCGGGGAGTGAGGAATTTTCAGTGAAGAAAGCGTGGCGCCTCGACCGGAAAGTGTGGCGGCGCAGCCATGGGTGGAACGATCCGCTCAATGGTTGA
- a CDS encoding glycosyltransferase family A protein, translating to MVDPTAAPAPRISVVIPTRHRLESLGSCLERLAPGQQTLDATHYEVIVADDGHTDDTRTMLQARFPWAHYTAGPRRGPAANRNAGVRASRGEWLAFTDDDTLPDRDWLEQLLAASDGVSAVEGRTVCRVGVRSPREHAPVNELGGRWWTSNLAIRRDAFDSVGGFDERYPVPHMEDADLRVRVFAAKLPWRFAPLAIVDHPPRRERWGAETAPWHAAHMLFSAIHQQPHTLLGNLRAVVRGRLHAIARAPLSADGASAAVSMVVELATMLRYWRQWRREVRATLATPR from the coding sequence ATGGTTGATCCGACCGCAGCGCCTGCGCCTCGCATTTCGGTCGTTATTCCCACACGGCATCGGCTGGAATCGCTTGGCTCCTGCTTAGAACGGCTCGCCCCTGGCCAGCAAACGCTCGACGCGACGCACTACGAAGTCATCGTTGCCGACGACGGCCACACCGACGACACGCGCACCATGCTGCAGGCGCGGTTCCCCTGGGCGCACTACACGGCGGGCCCACGCCGCGGCCCGGCCGCCAACCGCAACGCCGGCGTTCGCGCCTCACGCGGCGAATGGCTTGCCTTCACCGACGACGACACCCTTCCCGATCGCGATTGGCTCGAGCAACTCCTCGCCGCCAGTGATGGCGTGAGTGCTGTGGAGGGCCGAACCGTGTGCCGCGTTGGGGTACGGTCGCCCCGCGAACACGCGCCAGTGAATGAACTCGGTGGCCGCTGGTGGACGTCGAATCTCGCGATCCGTCGCGATGCATTTGATTCCGTTGGCGGATTCGACGAACGCTATCCCGTGCCGCACATGGAAGACGCCGACCTTCGGGTACGGGTCTTTGCCGCCAAGCTACCGTGGCGCTTCGCACCACTCGCCATCGTCGATCACCCGCCGCGCCGCGAGCGTTGGGGAGCGGAGACCGCGCCGTGGCATGCGGCGCACATGTTGTTTTCGGCTATTCATCAGCAGCCCCACACACTGCTTGGGAATTTGCGCGCCGTGGTTCGGGGACGACTGCACGCGATTGCGCGCGCGCCGTTAAGCGCGGATGGCGCGAGTGCTGCGGTCTCGATGGTGGTCGAGCTGGCAACAATGCTCCGGTACTGGAGACAGTGGCGGCGGGAAGTACGCGCAACACTCGCCACTCCAAGATGA
- a CDS encoding MFS transporter, translating into MSGSRTNEAAATASTDDLPARWRMLAFLSIAELLGMSLWFVGSAVAPQLQLRFGLSGGQVAALTTAVQSGFVVGTALSALLNISDIVAARTLFASAAVLGAVANLPMMLDVSYPSMLASRFACGLCLAGVYPPALKMAATWFRAQRGLAVGTIVGALTVGKAGPYLVHVFPDVGVRTVSLAASLSAVLAALVVLATYRDGPHAFPNRPFSWSLTGDVVRSRRWRLATGGYLGHMAELYSYWTWIPAFVAASVAGDAHSLTAPASPFVSVLSFSVIAVGGAGCVWGGLVADRIGRTTLVTRALLVSGTCCALVGFAFGRSLWLLAPLALVWGFFIIADSAQFSVLVTESVPAHAVGTALTLQISLGFLLTTLSVQIVPMIVRGAGWPWVFAFLAIGPFLGIASIKRLIAHGTPGAVAQN; encoded by the coding sequence ATGAGCGGTAGCCGCACAAACGAAGCCGCGGCGACTGCAAGCACCGATGACCTGCCGGCGCGCTGGCGCATGCTGGCCTTTCTGTCCATCGCGGAATTGTTGGGCATGTCGCTCTGGTTTGTTGGGAGCGCCGTCGCACCGCAACTGCAACTACGCTTTGGATTATCCGGTGGGCAGGTCGCGGCTCTGACCACCGCCGTGCAATCTGGCTTTGTCGTTGGCACGGCCCTCTCGGCGCTCCTGAATATTTCCGACATCGTCGCCGCACGCACGCTGTTTGCATCGGCAGCGGTGCTCGGAGCTGTGGCCAATCTGCCTATGATGCTCGACGTATCGTATCCGTCCATGCTCGCCAGTCGTTTTGCATGCGGCTTGTGTTTAGCGGGGGTGTACCCGCCCGCACTGAAGATGGCCGCTACCTGGTTCCGAGCACAGCGCGGACTCGCCGTGGGTACAATCGTGGGCGCACTAACCGTTGGAAAAGCCGGACCCTACCTCGTCCATGTGTTTCCAGACGTTGGCGTGCGAACAGTTTCGCTTGCGGCGTCGCTCAGCGCGGTGCTCGCCGCGCTTGTGGTGCTGGCAACGTACCGCGACGGGCCACATGCATTTCCCAATCGTCCGTTCTCGTGGTCGCTGACCGGCGATGTGGTGCGGTCTCGCCGTTGGCGATTGGCGACGGGTGGTTATTTGGGGCACATGGCCGAACTGTATTCCTACTGGACGTGGATTCCCGCGTTCGTGGCAGCGAGCGTCGCGGGTGACGCGCACTCGCTTACCGCACCCGCCTCACCATTTGTGTCGGTACTCTCATTCAGTGTCATTGCGGTTGGCGGCGCCGGTTGCGTCTGGGGTGGATTAGTCGCCGATCGCATCGGACGTACTACCCTTGTCACACGCGCACTGTTGGTGAGTGGCACCTGTTGCGCGCTCGTCGGATTCGCCTTCGGCCGGTCGCTCTGGCTGCTCGCACCGCTGGCGCTGGTCTGGGGGTTCTTCATCATTGCCGACAGCGCGCAGTTCAGCGTACTCGTCACCGAGAGCGTTCCCGCGCACGCGGTCGGTACGGCGCTCACCCTGCAAATCTCACTTGGCTTTCTGCTCACCACGCTCAGCGTGCAGATCGTCCCGATGATCGTCCGCGGTGCGGGATGGCCGTGGGTGTTCGCCTTTCTCGCCATCGGCCCATTCTTGGGCATCGCGTCTATCAAGCGATTGATCGCGCACGGCACGCCGGGCGCCGTCGCGCAAAACTGA
- a CDS encoding glycosyltransferase family 9 protein, translating to MGWKGTLVEGPLAITSRLAASWGPLPSMPREILVIRPNDLGDLHTTTPVFDALRRRFPTSRIVAAVGSWGIPILAHNPNIDEVVALDAPWNNKFVADQSWGAVAKFLFRSEQVASLRRRGGFDVGIDVLGSHVGALLMMRLGVRYRVGVRGYRGGWTACQQYVRFSERVHVARAALDQVALLGATELPLARPQLFLTDTERQSAERLWGARRSGAVRLLVGCGGGLASKCWPTEQMAAALQRLTRAELGDRRFEVLLVGGEADRARGIEIVAMTNGAVRSVCGDTPLRTTFALCESADAVLTNPSMLSHTAAAFTRPTIVVLGGMHQDAKAYDTLWGYPSPYRSIGPVTAAEQQSGWPDAATVAAAVLAQVS from the coding sequence GTGGGCTGGAAGGGAACGCTCGTCGAAGGACCGCTGGCGATCACGAGTCGCCTCGCGGCATCATGGGGCCCACTTCCCTCGATGCCACGGGAAATTCTTGTGATTCGTCCGAACGACCTCGGCGATCTCCACACGACCACGCCCGTGTTTGACGCCTTACGTCGACGATTTCCCACGAGTCGTATCGTCGCGGCCGTCGGATCGTGGGGAATTCCGATTCTCGCCCATAATCCGAACATCGACGAAGTGGTCGCGCTCGACGCGCCGTGGAACAATAAGTTCGTCGCGGACCAGTCGTGGGGAGCCGTCGCGAAATTTCTCTTCCGGTCGGAGCAGGTCGCATCGCTTCGTCGCCGCGGCGGCTTTGATGTGGGGATCGACGTCCTCGGCAGTCATGTCGGGGCGCTGCTGATGATGCGGCTCGGCGTTCGATATCGAGTCGGCGTACGCGGATACCGCGGCGGATGGACGGCCTGTCAGCAATACGTGCGGTTCTCTGAGCGCGTGCACGTGGCTCGTGCGGCGCTCGATCAAGTGGCACTGCTGGGCGCGACAGAACTTCCCTTGGCGCGGCCCCAACTGTTTTTGACGGATACTGAGCGACAGAGCGCTGAGCGGTTGTGGGGCGCGCGCCGATCGGGTGCCGTGCGCTTGCTCGTGGGTTGTGGCGGCGGATTGGCGAGCAAGTGTTGGCCAACGGAACAGATGGCCGCCGCGCTTCAGCGACTCACGCGTGCGGAGCTCGGCGACCGCCGTTTCGAGGTGCTACTCGTGGGTGGCGAAGCGGATCGCGCGCGCGGCATTGAGATTGTCGCCATGACCAATGGAGCGGTCCGCTCGGTGTGCGGCGACACACCGCTCCGCACCACGTTCGCGCTTTGCGAAAGCGCCGATGCCGTGCTGACGAATCCGAGTATGCTGTCCCACACGGCCGCTGCGTTCACACGTCCGACGATTGTGGTGCTCGGCGGCATGCATCAAGACGCGAAAGCGTACGACACGTTGTGGGGCTATCCGTCGCCGTACCGGAGCATTGGACCGGTGACCGCCGCGGAGCAGCAGAGCGGATGGCCGGATGCGGCGACCGTGGCGGCGGCGGTGCTGGCGCAGGTGAGCTGA
- a CDS encoding FkbM family methyltransferase, translating into MKLLHMMRLWVEALCAAHWPSVYHAILRLWGRSNGMKVLQVALVRSGDVVLDVGANRGIFTALLSNLVGANGRVHAFEPSPTTCQLLHQSLAERARLPGNVVINQSAVGDEHGVTTLYTPHEDHGQASLRTHDAGSWSADVAVGALQCPITTLDSYVDSQRLTRVDIVKMDVEGAELLALRGFAAGLRRFHPVVICELCGAWTHAFDYAPTAVIALLREAGYDTFYLVTDGGDLRHLTDPVELNDGASHDIVAAVNAAHSDRLRRALSASERS; encoded by the coding sequence ATGAAGCTGCTGCATATGATGCGGTTGTGGGTAGAAGCCCTGTGTGCCGCGCACTGGCCGTCCGTCTACCACGCCATACTCCGGTTGTGGGGCAGATCAAACGGCATGAAGGTGTTGCAGGTGGCGCTCGTGCGCAGCGGCGACGTTGTGCTCGACGTGGGAGCGAATCGCGGCATCTTCACGGCGCTGCTCTCGAACCTCGTGGGCGCGAATGGACGGGTGCACGCCTTTGAACCATCGCCCACGACCTGTCAGTTGCTACACCAATCGCTTGCGGAACGCGCGCGCCTCCCGGGCAATGTGGTCATCAACCAATCCGCCGTCGGCGACGAACATGGCGTGACCACGCTGTACACGCCACACGAAGACCATGGTCAGGCATCGCTCCGGACGCACGATGCGGGATCGTGGTCGGCAGACGTGGCGGTCGGCGCGCTCCAATGTCCCATTACGACGCTTGATTCGTATGTGGATTCCCAGCGACTCACGCGTGTGGATATCGTGAAGATGGATGTTGAAGGAGCTGAGTTGCTCGCGCTGCGCGGATTCGCCGCGGGTCTCCGCCGCTTTCACCCAGTCGTGATCTGCGAACTGTGTGGGGCTTGGACTCACGCGTTTGACTATGCGCCAACCGCAGTCATCGCTCTGCTGCGAGAAGCAGGGTACGACACATTCTACCTGGTGACTGATGGTGGCGACCTCCGGCACCTCACAGATCCCGTCGAGTTGAACGACGGTGCATCGCACGACATTGTGGCCGCCGTGAACGCGGCACATTCGGATCGACTGCGGCGCGCGTTGAGCGCCAGTGAACGCAGTTAG